A window of the Cannabis sativa cultivar Pink pepper isolate KNU-18-1 chromosome X, ASM2916894v1, whole genome shotgun sequence genome harbors these coding sequences:
- the LOC115696810 gene encoding uncharacterized protein LOC115696810, with the protein MKRRHRPSSTFDPLEPPDEKLLTTFRKWCVGLIPNHRLRDLRSGDYGPGFFWIMLTPKEWLTDDHIDAAMHMLRRRRTDYPLTFPQKGIILSTFVTAMISSAWTSHKGPRKNFKWEEYILDYCTGFHKSQVFERWRGNEFIYFVLHLPTARHWVTVEVDIELWKINVYDCDSSVCHWTAMEPILKVWSELLPSLILATGEFPHNNQIVALANGDIAVLPKMHASRATHDLVPKSATSGDCGVYSIEYVEHLMMQRGLTDVTPDRIAMFCQRCYAFNDH; encoded by the exons atgaagaggagacataggccatcttcgacttttgatcccctggagccaccggacgagaaattgttaaccactttccgaaagtggtgtgttggactcattccgaaccaccgacttcgggatttgagaagtggtgattacggtccaggattcttttggataatgctcacaccaaaggaatggcttacagatgac CATATAGATGCAGCAATGCATATGCTGAGGAGGCGACGCACCGACTATCCACTGACATTTCCTCAGAAGGGTATCATTCTCTCCACATTCGTGACCGCCATGATCAGCAGTGCATGGACGAGCCACAAGGGTCCGAGGAAAAACTTTAAATGGGAGGAATATATCCTGGACTACTGCACAGGGTTtcataag tcccaagtctttgagagatggaggggtaacgagtttatttacttcgttctgCACCTTCCCACGGCAAGACACTGGGTCACAGTTGAAGTGGACATAGAgctgtggaaaattaatgtctacGACTGTGATTCCAGCGTCTGTCATTGGACCGCCATGGAACCCATCTTGAAGGTTTGGTCAGAACTGCTGCCCTCGCTAATCCTTGCAACCGGGGAATTTCCACATAACAACCAGATCGTGGCGTTAGCTAACGGTGACATCGCGGTGCTTCCAAAAATGCACGCGAGTCGAGCCACTCACGACTTAGTTCCGAAGTCAGCAACCAG tggtgattgtggcgtgtattccattgagtatgtggagcatctcatgatgcaGCGTGGATTGACCGATGTGACGCCAGACCGGATAGCCATGTTTTGTCAACGGTG